The following proteins are encoded in a genomic region of Dyadobacter sp. UC 10:
- a CDS encoding T9SS type A sorting domain-containing protein, producing MKNFTVLVMLLMLSLGLGGPGFGMTGGDCGCKDSENALKNGSFESGTNNWSKTNGTDFAINQSYNMCGEKNGVINGSGTVYQVVDLAGGSEVDLSIYGGTHKPEKNHQFKLLFYTSGNQLIEGNDNQVVIDMNYKVTNSKLKQYTASITAPANAAKVVLYIVSGGDYFKFDVACMTVTPPAPADCGCPDSENALKNGSFESGTANWSKIGDTNFGTDTKYSQCGYKNGVINGAGTIYQEVAVTQGADVSVKVFGGTHDSDKTHEFWLTFYNSSGQKIDGNHNVVVKMNYEVTQYHKLQEYTLSGKAPSGAAKVRLSAYSNGNYFKVDVACMKISTPPPSDCGCPDDQNAIKNGSFESGTDHWSKFSGTNFISEPPYSVCGYKNGLITGSGTIYQEVNLTPGSKVTLKVFGGTHDTNLNHEFKLEFYTSAGVLIPIPVDGNNTKQMDYKVTQQHQLQEYSLSATAPIGAGKVRFSVISGGNYFKIDGVCMGITPPPTPTCETCNNNKLTNASFEDGMSNWSKTGNVVADATIAVCGVKSLILSGESSFSQNVTMLPSYGNTVTLIFWAAVLENRNQKVEIVFLDGSSKVLGTLTQEVDKLVNSDPWGMQRYTLAGAVPPGTEVVRVQGSQSENYLAIDGTCLTFSGPPLPVTLSSFNAKKEGSTTSLAWTTTFESNSDHFDVQHSEDGKKWTILATIQAQGESTDDVTYTYTHTNPFAVNLYRLKMVDADGTFAYSSIKSVKFSGEEQMRIYPNPVVDRIKFDSKQQISNVKVYNQNGVLVLNTKPDSANEVDLTRLVQGTYFVKVNDGLIARKILVVR from the coding sequence ATGAAAAATTTTACAGTACTGGTTATGTTGTTAATGCTAAGTCTGGGGCTCGGTGGCCCGGGATTTGGTATGACCGGCGGCGACTGCGGTTGCAAGGATTCGGAAAATGCGCTGAAGAACGGGAGTTTTGAATCCGGAACTAATAATTGGAGTAAGACAAATGGCACCGACTTCGCTATCAACCAGTCGTATAACATGTGCGGCGAGAAAAATGGTGTTATCAATGGATCGGGCACTGTTTATCAGGTAGTCGATCTGGCCGGGGGCAGTGAAGTCGATCTTTCCATTTACGGAGGTACCCACAAGCCAGAAAAAAACCATCAGTTTAAACTTCTCTTCTATACAAGCGGTAACCAGCTGATCGAAGGAAACGACAATCAGGTTGTTATTGACATGAATTACAAGGTAACTAATAGCAAACTGAAACAATACACTGCCTCAATCACTGCTCCGGCAAATGCGGCGAAAGTTGTTCTGTATATTGTTTCCGGCGGTGATTACTTCAAGTTCGATGTGGCTTGCATGACGGTGACGCCACCAGCACCGGCAGACTGCGGTTGCCCGGATTCTGAAAATGCGTTGAAAAACGGAAGCTTTGAATCAGGCACAGCAAACTGGTCGAAAATAGGCGATACAAATTTCGGTACAGATACCAAATACAGCCAGTGCGGATACAAAAATGGAGTGATCAATGGCGCTGGTACTATCTATCAGGAAGTAGCGGTTACTCAAGGTGCAGACGTAAGTGTAAAAGTTTTCGGCGGTACGCATGATAGTGACAAAACACACGAATTCTGGCTTACATTCTATAACAGCTCGGGACAGAAAATTGACGGGAATCACAATGTAGTTGTCAAAATGAATTACGAAGTGACCCAATACCACAAATTACAGGAGTATACACTTTCAGGCAAGGCTCCAAGTGGTGCGGCGAAGGTTCGGCTTTCGGCTTATTCAAACGGCAATTATTTCAAAGTGGACGTAGCATGTATGAAAATTTCAACACCTCCACCATCGGATTGCGGCTGCCCAGACGATCAGAATGCGATCAAAAACGGAAGCTTTGAATCTGGAACGGATCACTGGTCGAAATTTTCAGGAACTAATTTTATCAGCGAGCCGCCTTACAGTGTTTGTGGCTACAAAAATGGATTAATCACAGGCTCGGGCACCATTTATCAGGAAGTAAATCTGACACCAGGCAGCAAAGTGACACTGAAAGTATTCGGAGGCACGCACGACACCAATCTCAACCATGAGTTCAAACTTGAATTCTACACCAGTGCCGGCGTATTGATCCCGATCCCAGTGGACGGAAACAACACCAAGCAGATGGATTACAAGGTTACTCAGCAGCATCAATTGCAGGAATACAGCCTTTCGGCCACGGCGCCTATTGGTGCGGGCAAAGTGCGTTTCTCTGTGATCTCAGGTGGCAACTATTTCAAAATAGACGGTGTATGTATGGGCATTACGCCTCCGCCAACGCCAACCTGTGAGACATGTAACAACAACAAGCTGACAAACGCCAGCTTCGAGGATGGTATGTCGAACTGGTCTAAAACAGGAAACGTCGTAGCAGATGCTACTATCGCAGTCTGTGGCGTTAAGAGTCTCATTCTTTCGGGTGAATCGAGTTTCAGCCAGAATGTGACAATGCTGCCGTCTTACGGTAACACAGTCACATTGATCTTCTGGGCCGCAGTGTTAGAAAATAGAAACCAGAAAGTTGAAATCGTATTCCTGGACGGATCGAGCAAAGTACTCGGCACCCTTACACAGGAGGTAGACAAGCTGGTTAATTCAGACCCATGGGGAATGCAGAGATATACATTGGCAGGGGCGGTTCCTCCGGGTACAGAAGTGGTTCGGGTTCAGGGATCACAATCAGAAAATTACCTGGCGATTGACGGTACCTGCCTTACATTCTCAGGACCTCCGCTTCCTGTAACACTTTCTTCTTTCAACGCCAAAAAAGAAGGCAGCACTACTTCACTTGCGTGGACAACCACGTTCGAAAGTAACTCTGATCACTTCGACGTTCAGCATAGCGAAGATGGTAAAAAATGGACAATACTTGCGACGATCCAGGCACAGGGTGAAAGTACTGATGATGTAACTTACACCTATACGCACACTAATCCTTTCGCAGTCAACCTGTACAGGCTTAAAATGGTCGATGCGGACGGTACATTCGCTTATAGCTCGATCAAGAGTGTGAAATTCAGCGGTGAAGAGCAGATGAGAATCTACCCGAACCCGGTTGTTGATCGTATCAAGTTTGACAGCAAGCAGCAGATCAGCAATGTGAAGGTTTACAATCAGAATGGTGTATTGGTCCTGAATACCAAGCCGGATTCTGCTAATGAAGTGGATTTGACGCGATTGGTTCAAGGAACTTACTTTGTGAAAGTAAACGATGGATTAATTGCCCGGAAAATCCTGGTAGTTCGCTAA
- a CDS encoding GH1 family beta-glucosidase, with translation MPANQICEVSEEETSSPDKISRGDFGSDFHWGVATSAYQIEGAVNTDGRGDCIWDTFSKKKGKIKLGQHADVACDFYNHYESDLELVREMGFKEFRFSISWSRILPQGTGEVNSKGVAFYNRLIDKCLKLGIEPWITLYHWDLPQALEDRGGWKNREIVKWFSDYTLICAQAFGDRVRSWIVLNEPMAVAGLGYTTGLHAPGKKGLWNFLPVVHHLALCQAEGGRILRAAVPYAYIGTAVSCSYVYPNSGSAADLRAAKRADALMNRLFVEPALGMGYPADAFPYLLKLNRYMKPGDLEKLQFDFDFIGLQNYFSVVVRHSYLAPVIWLKEVPASLRKVEVTSMGWEIDPGGMFKILQQFSAYQGIRDIVVSENGAAFEDAEKDGKVEDPERTRYFQQYLKAILKARKEGMRVKGYFAWTLMDNFEWAEGYLARFGLVFVDFKTQKRIIKNSGNWFKAFLNT, from the coding sequence GTGCCTGCCAATCAGATTTGTGAAGTTTCCGAAGAAGAGACATCTAGCCCTGACAAAATTTCCCGTGGAGATTTTGGGAGTGATTTTCACTGGGGAGTTGCTACCAGTGCCTATCAGATTGAGGGGGCGGTAAATACAGATGGCCGGGGCGATTGTATCTGGGATACTTTCTCGAAAAAGAAAGGTAAGATCAAGCTTGGGCAGCATGCGGATGTGGCCTGCGATTTTTATAATCATTACGAAAGTGACCTGGAACTGGTCAGAGAAATGGGTTTCAAAGAATTCCGGTTTTCGATCTCGTGGTCTCGTATCCTGCCGCAGGGAACCGGGGAAGTGAATAGCAAGGGAGTAGCATTTTATAACAGGCTGATCGACAAATGTCTCAAACTCGGCATTGAGCCCTGGATCACGCTTTATCACTGGGACCTGCCACAGGCCCTGGAAGACCGGGGCGGCTGGAAAAACAGGGAGATTGTAAAATGGTTTTCTGACTATACCCTGATTTGCGCGCAGGCTTTCGGTGACCGGGTGCGCTCATGGATTGTTCTTAATGAGCCGATGGCTGTGGCTGGTCTTGGCTACACAACCGGTTTGCATGCACCGGGGAAAAAAGGACTGTGGAATTTTCTGCCGGTCGTGCACCATCTCGCGTTATGTCAGGCAGAGGGCGGCAGAATTCTCCGGGCAGCGGTGCCTTACGCCTATATCGGTACTGCTGTGTCCTGTTCTTATGTGTACCCCAACAGCGGCAGCGCGGCAGATCTGCGGGCTGCGAAGCGGGCCGACGCTTTGATGAACAGACTTTTTGTCGAGCCCGCACTTGGCATGGGTTATCCGGCAGATGCTTTTCCTTATTTGCTGAAATTGAATAGATACATGAAACCCGGCGACCTTGAAAAGCTGCAGTTTGACTTCGACTTCATCGGACTGCAAAATTACTTTAGTGTTGTAGTCAGGCATTCCTATCTGGCGCCGGTGATCTGGTTAAAGGAAGTGCCGGCGAGCCTTCGAAAAGTTGAGGTTACCAGTATGGGCTGGGAAATTGATCCCGGGGGAATGTTTAAAATCTTGCAGCAGTTTTCCGCTTATCAGGGCATCCGGGACATTGTTGTGTCTGAAAACGGGGCCGCTTTCGAAGATGCTGAAAAGGACGGAAAAGTAGAGGACCCGGAGCGTACGCGTTACTTTCAGCAGTATCTAAAAGCAATTTTGAAGGCCCGAAAAGAGGGGATGCGTGTAAAGGGTTATTTTGCCTGGACGCTGATGGACAATTTTGAGTGGGCAGAAGGTTATCTCGCGCGGTTCGGCCTGGTATTTGTAGATTTTAAAACGCAGAAACGCATCATCAAAAACTCAGGTAACTGGTTTAAAGCTTTTCTAAATACCTGA
- a CDS encoding RNA polymerase sigma factor — MKANMNKKAEYAEPELVSLLKNNSRPAFDYLYDNYSAPLYGIILKIVKSEETAADVLQDTFVKIWKNIGSYNSEKGTLFTWLLNVARNTAIDKFRVEVKLGRFVKLQAIGEDEVHSSLALHPAHATIDLKAIVEALPLERRTLIDLVYFQGYTHEEASGYLCLPIGTVKSRIRKALQELREVFAVHVPSLKAA; from the coding sequence ATGAAGGCTAATATGAACAAAAAGGCGGAGTATGCGGAGCCGGAGCTGGTATCCCTGCTAAAAAATAATAGCCGTCCTGCGTTTGATTATTTATACGACAATTATTCCGCCCCTCTTTACGGAATTATCCTTAAAATCGTGAAAAGCGAGGAAACCGCCGCTGATGTTCTACAGGACACTTTTGTCAAGATCTGGAAAAATATTGGCAGTTATAATTCGGAAAAAGGAACGCTGTTTACCTGGCTATTGAATGTGGCCCGCAATACAGCCATTGACAAATTCAGGGTTGAAGTTAAGTTGGGGCGGTTTGTAAAACTGCAGGCGATCGGGGAGGATGAAGTTCATTCATCCCTCGCATTGCATCCGGCGCACGCTACTATCGACCTGAAAGCGATCGTCGAGGCGCTTCCCCTCGAACGCAGAACATTGATCGACCTGGTTTATTTTCAAGGGTATACGCATGAAGAAGCGTCCGGATACCTTTGTTTACCAATCGGCACGGTTAAGTCCCGCATTCGCAAAGCATTACAAGAGCTACGTGAAGTTTTCGCTGTTCACGTTCCAAGCCTGAAAGCCGCCTGA